DNA sequence from the Methanolobus psychrophilus R15 genome:
AGAGGTTGTCAGCATGCCCTTTTAGGCATGCCTGAGACTGCAAAGTCCTTTTCTGATAATATCTTGACTGCTGTCCCGATACATCTCTTTCACAGATGACTTGTCATCGGAGCGTAGTTCCAGGCCTCTTAAGATGACCACCGGGTACCCTCCATCCCCTTCTCCCATGAGCAGGTTCGCTGCACCTGCTATCTCATCGGCGACTGATTCCTCTGTGATCTGGAGTATGTTCCCAAAAAGGTCCTTTTCCCCTCTCCAGTTCTTGATTGGGTGGATATGATAGAGGCCAACCGCAACCCCGGTTTGTCCGATCTTGAATGCCCGGCCGTTGGTATCGGTTATGATTACACTGATCTTCCTGCCTGTGATATCCTCGATACTCTTTCCCATATCCGCAGCACTTGCATCAGGATCCGTCGGGAGATCCACAAGGAACCCCTTGTCTACATTAGATGCGTCGATGCCTGCCTTTATGCACACATGCCCGTTATTTGTCTCCACCAGGAATATGGGTGACTCGATCAATATGTCCCGGCTCCTGTCAAGCACAGCCTGTATAAAGCGGGGGTCTGTCTGATGTTCCTGTGCTATCCTGCAAGCCTCATCACCTGCTACTATGTCATCTAGCCTGAACATCCTGCCTTCGGCCTTTGCTACTATTGTTGAAGCAATAATAATGATGTCGTTATCCCTGATCTCTGCATTCTGGCAGATAATAGATGCTATGTCATCTCCCGCTTTGATCAGCGGCACGTTCTCAACAGTAAATGCTTCCATCTTCACAGGATATTCCTCAGGGGAGTAACAGGAGTAGGCATAAATAATAGTATCGTATAACAGGAAATCGCGGCGATGATGATAGTTACCCCCACTGAGCAAAGGATGATGATTACTCTAACTGATGCCGCGCTAAGACTGTATTTTTGAATAAGGTGAAAACAGAAATATGTCCACTTCCTTGTGGACATTCAGAGAACACTGCAAAATATATTGTGCTGCAGTACTTATTCTATCATTATCTTGTGTTTTTCTTCCTCTTCTGCCTTGGGAAGTGTGATCGTGAGCACACCGTCTTCCATTTTGGCAGTTGATCCCTGTTCGGTCACAGAAGCAGGCAGGCTTAAGGAACGGGCAAATCTTTTGAACGAGCGCTCCTTCATCAGGTAACCTTCTTTTTCTTCTTCGTTCTCTCTCTGGGTGTTTGCGCTGATCCACAGCTTGTTCCCTTTGATGTCGATATTTACATCTTTCTTCTCGATGCCGGGAAGGTCTGTGGTGACGATTATATTGTTCTCCTTCTCTTTGATGTCGGCAAGAGGTCGGAATGTGTCAAGATCCATCCATCCTCCACCACTCTCACTCTCCCCAAAAAGCTGGTTCAGACGGTCCTGCATGCTTCTCATTTCTTCAAAAGGATCCATTCTGTCCACGGAAGAAGGATTCCATCTTGTAAGTCCAAATCTCATTATGGTCACTCCTCATTTGTAATTTCTATAGTCGCATGGAAGCGCTTGCTTCAGGCGCCTCCACTATCTATATTTAAAAATGGTCCTATTTAAAGATGATTAAAGAAAAAAGTCAACCGGATTTGAATTTCGGAAGATTAAGCAGGGAGAAACTCATCTCCTTTCCTATTATTGTTGACCAGATCTGATCAAAATCCCTACAAGGTCTGCTGCATATACTGTACCAAAAGAGCCTTTCTTCACTGACTCCTCATCAAAGGCCTGAGCATCATCCGGCTCATCTGCGGCAGTTGAATAGACTGCAAAGGGTATTGGCACTGAAGTGTGCGTTCTGCGTGCAACAGGAGTTGGATGGTCGGGCAGTACCATTATGGTGACAGCTTCACTATATTCCATGGCTGCTTTCAGGACTGTGCCGACGACCTTCTCGTCGAAGTCCTCTATAGCCTGGATCTTGGCTTTCAGGTTTCCCATGTGCCCTGCCTCGTCAGGCGCTTCCACATGCACGAATACGAAGTCATGGTCATCCAGGGCTTTCATTGCGTATTCTCCCTTTCCTTTATAATTAGTATCAAGATAACCTGTGGCCCCGGGGACCTGTATGACATCCAGCCCGGCATATATGCCGATGCCGTTCACCAGATCCACGGCCGATATTATGGCTCCTTTAAGGCCGTAAAGTTCGCTGAAAAGCGGGAAAGCAGGAGCGAATCCCTGACCCCAGAGCCATATGGAGTTACCGGGGTTCTTGCCTTCATTAATCCTTTTCTCATTGACCGGATGATTTTCCAGTATTGGCATCGAAGCTTCGATAAGTTCACTCAGCACTTCACTATCCTTTCCCAAAGGCATATGAAGACGCCTGTCCTGATCTATAACGTCATGGGGAGGCGTGCATTGGGTTTTGGCTCCAAGTGCTCCCTTGCTCACCAGCAGATGGCGATAGCTGATTCCCGGATAGAAACTGAAGGTCGCATTGCCCAGTTTCGCATCCACAGCCTCGATAAGCTCTTTCGCCTCGGCATTTGTGATATGCCCTGAACTGTAATCTGTTATAAGCCCGTCATTTATCGTAATAAGGTTACACCTGAAGGCCACATCATCTCCAGCTATCTTGATTCCCATGCTTGCAGCTTCAAGCGGTGCCCTGCCAGAGTAGTACTTCTTCGGGTCGTAACCTATAATGGACATGTTTGCAACATCGCTGCCAGGGTGCATGCCCTCAGGCACTGTCCGGGCAAGTCCTGCGCGTCCGTTCCTGGCTATATGATCCATGTTTGGTGTGTTGGCTTTCTGAAGGACTGTCTTTCCGCCAAGTTCCTCAAGGGGCTCATCAGCCATGCCGTCTCCGATAAGTACTACATATTTCATGTTTTAACCTCAGTAAGACTTCAATAAACAGGAATTAGTTAGTAACGTTCTCTCAAGTATGTTTACTTTGCTGTTGTTGCCCAGGCAGATCTGATAGACCCTGGAGAACTATTATACAAGGCAAATTGTCAGAAGAGACTGTATCCAAGCATTACGAGCTCTATGAATACAAGTATCAGTACGAATTTACCAAGAATTAAAGGGAGGACCATTTTCCTGACAGGGAAGGATGATACCCCAAGAACGATTTATATTGCATCGCCTGGAAGCGGTGCGAGGGAACAGAAAAAGATCTGCCTGCTTTTTTCCCGGCCAAGACCACAATACCCGGATACTGCAAGCTGCTTCGGCAAAATAGTATCTCCGAATGTTATTCCCCCTGAGATATTGGTTCGAAGGTTCTTTAATCATTCTTTATCATTTTTGGCTGCTCATAATCTTTATATCAGTCCGTATCTTTATACTGGCAAAAGCGGTATTGATCAAAACGTGGTTGAACTATGAGAATCGTAATGAAATTCGGCGGTACGTCGGTTGCCAACGGCGAAAAGATCCGTCATGTCGCAGAGCTCTTAAAGAGGTATCATCAGGGCGGTAATGAAGTTATAGCAGTGACCTCGGCGCTTGGCGGTGTCACAGATGGTCTGCTAAGCACAGCAAATGAGGTATCTGTCAGCGGAAAAATCACACGTGTCAAGGAATTCATAGCCGACATAACTAAGAAACATTACGATGCTATCCATGCAGCGGTCGATGGTGAAGCTCTTCAGGCGGAGTGTATAGGATCACTTGACTGCCGGCTGGATGAGCTTGAAAAAGCCCTTATTGGCATATGCTATCTGGGTGAACTCACACCACGTTCAATAGATTACATCTCATCTTATGGTGAGCGCCTTGCAGCTCCCATTGTCAGCGGTTCCATACGCTCCCTGGGAATCAGTTCAAGGTCATTCACCGGTGGAGAGGCAGGTATAACCACGGACTCTAATTATGGTGATGCAAAGCCCCTTGAGCAAAGCTATTCCCAGGTAAACGAAAGGTTGTGTCCCTTAGTGGCAGATTCGATACCCGTGGTGACCGGGTTCATCGCCCAGAACAGCCAGGAAATAATCACAACTCTGGGACGCAGTGGCTCCGATTTCTCAGCCTCCATCCTTGGCGCTGCAGTGAGCGCAGACGAGATATGGCTCTGGAAGGAAGTTGATGGGATCATGACCACAGACCCTAAGATAGTGCCGGAAGCTCAGTCTATTCCCCGGATATCCTATATCGAGGCAATGGAACTTTCTTATTTCGGGGCAAAGGTCCTTCATCCCCGCACAATAGAGCCTGCTATCAGGCACAGGATACCTGTGAGAGTAAAAAACACCTTTGATCCTGAGCTCGAAGGTACTCTCATCGTCGCTGAGCAGAATAAAAAGCAGGATGTCGTAAAAGCTGTGACGCTCATCAAAAAAGTAGCCCTTATAAACATATCTGGCGCCGGCATGATGGGTACTATAGGAACTGCGGCAAGGGTTTTTTCATCACTGGCCAGTGAGGGTGTCAACATTATCATGATTAGCCAGGGCTCCTCCGAAGCTAACATGACCCTTATAGTTAACGAGGACCATCTTGAGAAGGCAGTTGCTGCCATCAGGCGTGAGTTCAGCAACAATGTGGTAGGGGATGTTGCTTATGACCGGGACGTATGCGTTGTGGCTGTCGTAGGCGCAGGCATGGATGGCATACCGGGCGTTGCAGGCAAGGTATTCAATGCCCTCGGGAAGGCAGGCATTAATATTATCATGATCAGCCAGGGTTCCTCACAGCACAACATATCATTTGTTGTCAGTTCTGAGGATGCCATTGAAGCTGTTAGGGTCCTACACAAGGAATTTGAACTGGACCGTCAATGCAGGGATTAACAATGAGTGATAAGCAGCTAACCTATGCAGAGTCAGGAGTAGACATCGAAGAGGAAGAGAAGACCATAAGGGCTCTGACAAAGGGCATGACCTATAAGCGTACAGGACTCGGTGCGCCGCTGACTGACATAGGTCATTATGCCGGTCTCATTGACTTCGGGGAATATGCGCTGGC
Encoded proteins:
- a CDS encoding aspartate kinase; this translates as MKFGGTSVANGEKIRHVAELLKRYHQGGNEVIAVTSALGGVTDGLLSTANEVSVSGKITRVKEFIADITKKHYDAIHAAVDGEALQAECIGSLDCRLDELEKALIGICYLGELTPRSIDYISSYGERLAAPIVSGSIRSLGISSRSFTGGEAGITTDSNYGDAKPLEQSYSQVNERLCPLVADSIPVVTGFIAQNSQEIITTLGRSGSDFSASILGAAVSADEIWLWKEVDGIMTTDPKIVPEAQSIPRISYIEAMELSYFGAKVLHPRTIEPAIRHRIPVRVKNTFDPELEGTLIVAEQNKKQDVVKAVTLIKKVALINISGAGMMGTIGTAARVFSSLASEGVNIIMISQGSSEANMTLIVNEDHLEKAVAAIRREFSNNVVGDVAYDRDVCVVAVVGAGMDGIPGVAGKVFNALGKAGINIIMISQGSSQHNISFVVSSEDAIEAVRVLHKEFELDRQCRD
- a CDS encoding cofactor-independent phosphoglycerate mutase, with the translated sequence MKYVVLIGDGMADEPLEELGGKTVLQKANTPNMDHIARNGRAGLARTVPEGMHPGSDVANMSIIGYDPKKYYSGRAPLEAASMGIKIAGDDVAFRCNLITINDGLITDYSSGHITNAEAKELIEAVDAKLGNATFSFYPGISYRHLLVSKGALGAKTQCTPPHDVIDQDRRLHMPLGKDSEVLSELIEASMPILENHPVNEKRINEGKNPGNSIWLWGQGFAPAFPLFSELYGLKGAIISAVDLVNGIGIYAGLDVIQVPGATGYLDTNYKGKGEYAMKALDDHDFVFVHVEAPDEAGHMGNLKAKIQAIEDFDEKVVGTVLKAAMEYSEAVTIMVLPDHPTPVARRTHTSVPIPFAVYSTAADEPDDAQAFDEESVKKGSFGTVYAADLVGILIRSGQQ
- a CDS encoding heat shock protein Hsp20, which encodes MRFGLTRWNPSSVDRMDPFEEMRSMQDRLNQLFGESESGGGWMDLDTFRPLADIKEKENNIIVTTDLPGIEKKDVNIDIKGNKLWISANTQRENEEEKEGYLMKERSFKRFARSLSLPASVTEQGSTAKMEDGVLTITLPKAEEEEKHKIMIE
- a CDS encoding F420-dependent oxidoreductase; this encodes MLSGGNYHHRRDFLLYDTIIYAYSCYSPEEYPVKMEAFTVENVPLIKAGDDIASIICQNAEIRDNDIIIIASTIVAKAEGRMFRLDDIVAGDEACRIAQEHQTDPRFIQAVLDRSRDILIESPIFLVETNNGHVCIKAGIDASNVDKGFLVDLPTDPDASAADMGKSIEDITGRKISVIITDTNGRAFKIGQTGVAVGLYHIHPIKNWRGEKDLFGNILQITEESVADEIAGAANLLMGEGDGGYPVVILRGLELRSDDKSSVKEMYRDSSQDIIRKGLCSLRHA